The Leptospira sp. WS39.C2 genome contains a region encoding:
- a CDS encoding molecular chaperone DnaJ, with product MVHKTETKKAKQILHDVIFELQNVSESMQWFLSYDRLSELLEIRKEECLRKVYQFKSAKPQMTLSGGFHEVDGDLLVDFLAWNLELDEVAEEFLKGGIFFSERPLYELRESYKTLIQKTIANHKLDQELILLLTAATIDFDDAVDSYLMDKFEIDFFVRRSIHQFLEKFDIHPEFGAEEFLYEYLKSLIPTKILNFRDITREFRDRTYYELYGRFREAKKKKKKKIVQSVSIELKDLLAFFDLEPGATIIDVKKKFKELLKKYHPDINKKGEEMTKRIILKYNRLVELIGT from the coding sequence ATGGTCCACAAAACGGAAACAAAAAAGGCCAAACAGATATTGCATGATGTCATATTTGAACTGCAAAATGTTTCCGAATCCATGCAGTGGTTCTTATCTTACGACCGTCTCTCCGAACTTCTCGAAATTCGAAAGGAAGAATGCCTTCGTAAAGTTTATCAGTTTAAATCCGCAAAACCACAAATGACACTTTCAGGTGGGTTTCATGAAGTTGATGGAGATCTACTCGTTGATTTTTTAGCTTGGAATTTAGAATTAGATGAAGTAGCTGAAGAATTTCTAAAAGGTGGGATCTTTTTTAGCGAACGTCCGTTATATGAATTAAGAGAGTCTTATAAAACTCTCATCCAAAAAACCATTGCCAATCATAAATTAGACCAAGAACTTATTCTATTGCTCACTGCAGCGACCATTGATTTTGATGATGCGGTGGATTCTTATTTAATGGATAAATTTGAAATTGATTTTTTTGTAAGACGATCCATTCACCAATTTTTAGAAAAATTTGATATCCATCCAGAGTTTGGAGCTGAAGAATTTTTATATGAATATTTAAAAAGTCTTATACCAACAAAAATTTTAAACTTTCGAGACATCACTCGTGAATTCCGTGACCGCACCTACTATGAGTTATATGGAAGATTTCGCGAAGCAAAAAAGAAAAAGAAGAAAAAAATTGTACAGTCTGTATCTATAGAATTAAAGGATTTATTGGCTTTTTTTGATTTAGAACCAGGTGCCACGATCATTGATGTGAAAAAAAAATTCAAAGAACTCTTAAAAAAATACCACCCTGACATCAATAAAAAAGGGGAGGAGATGACCAAACGTATTATTTTAAAATACAATCGTTTAGTAGAATTGATTGGTACTTAA
- the ligA gene encoding NAD-dependent DNA ligase LigA, with amino-acid sequence MPKKTKTEDPKKRVLELRKEINRHNDLYYKNNAPIITDKEFDLLVKELQKLEKENPLLADSSSPTTQVGSDLSPQFSKFKHKVPVLSLENTYNESELSEWLEKTGVEESYSLEWKIDGASILLYYENGKLTQCVTRGSGGIGDIVTENVKTISTIPQTLSEPLNLTVRGEIFMTFADFEEFNEEYGGKFANPRNLAAGSIKQKDPLEVAKRPLRIFVYDVYFFSSRKGTNTHKDILTLLKKEKFPLAPDTTVIVGTKLIKEIDSFRKKKDKMPFPVDGLVIKLDSLDLRENLGETSHSPRWARAFKFDALLKETTIEEIDFAIGRTGKVTPRARVTPISLAGTTVTYATLHNQDYIDQLGAGIGAKVLISKRGEIIPAVEKVTFPPKTVFVLPAKCPSCNTKLTKVDESVDLFCTNRHCPERKLNQLIFFCSKKQMNIEGLGERQIQIFFEKGWVKDIPDIYTLEKFKSNILELDGFGDKSVKIIFDAIEKSKEKDFRFTLPSIGLNEVGPKVTEILIENGYDSWDKLLTLSKSKTANEELTSIHGIGPRTIDALLSHLKDKETLKLVNSLIKLGLKFQADQTEKSDLQPFVGQSWCVTGSFQNFQPRDLAMDLITKHGGKKVTGVSSKTTHLLYGPGAGSKLDKATELGVKLVTESEFLDLLKKERIPFNHE; translated from the coding sequence TTGCCTAAAAAAACAAAAACCGAAGATCCCAAAAAAAGAGTATTGGAACTTCGTAAAGAAATCAATCGTCACAATGATTTATACTATAAAAACAATGCTCCCATCATAACTGACAAAGAATTTGATTTATTAGTCAAAGAACTCCAAAAATTAGAAAAAGAAAATCCACTACTAGCTGATTCCTCTTCACCGACAACACAAGTTGGATCAGACCTAAGCCCTCAATTTAGCAAATTCAAACACAAAGTTCCCGTTTTATCTTTAGAAAATACCTACAACGAATCCGAACTTTCCGAATGGTTGGAAAAAACTGGTGTAGAAGAATCGTATTCTTTAGAATGGAAAATCGATGGCGCCTCAATCTTGTTATACTATGAAAATGGTAAACTCACCCAATGTGTAACAAGAGGTTCTGGTGGAATCGGTGACATTGTCACTGAAAATGTAAAAACAATTTCCACTATTCCTCAAACCCTTTCGGAACCTTTGAACTTGACTGTTCGCGGCGAAATATTTATGACCTTCGCTGATTTTGAAGAGTTTAATGAAGAGTATGGTGGAAAATTTGCTAATCCTAGAAATTTAGCAGCAGGTTCTATCAAACAAAAAGACCCTCTCGAGGTCGCAAAACGACCGTTACGCATCTTTGTATACGATGTTTATTTTTTTAGTTCCAGAAAGGGAACCAATACACATAAAGATATCTTAACACTTTTAAAAAAAGAAAAATTCCCTCTTGCACCCGATACCACTGTGATCGTTGGAACCAAGTTAATCAAAGAAATCGATTCCTTTCGCAAAAAAAAAGACAAAATGCCGTTCCCCGTGGATGGACTGGTCATCAAATTAGATTCCTTAGATTTACGTGAAAATCTCGGGGAAACAAGCCATTCCCCACGTTGGGCAAGAGCCTTTAAATTTGATGCTCTTCTCAAAGAAACCACAATCGAAGAAATTGATTTTGCCATTGGTCGTACTGGTAAAGTCACACCTCGTGCAAGGGTAACACCAATCTCCCTTGCGGGTACCACAGTCACTTATGCCACCTTACACAACCAAGACTACATTGACCAACTTGGTGCAGGAATTGGAGCAAAAGTACTCATCTCCAAACGTGGAGAAATTATCCCTGCAGTGGAAAAAGTAACATTTCCACCCAAAACAGTTTTTGTCCTTCCTGCAAAATGTCCTTCGTGTAACACTAAATTAACGAAAGTTGATGAATCCGTTGATTTGTTTTGTACCAATCGTCATTGCCCAGAACGAAAACTAAACCAACTCATTTTTTTCTGTAGCAAAAAACAAATGAACATCGAAGGTCTTGGTGAAAGGCAAATTCAGATTTTTTTTGAAAAAGGTTGGGTAAAAGACATACCCGATATATACACATTAGAGAAATTCAAATCCAACATACTAGAGTTAGATGGATTTGGTGACAAATCAGTTAAAATCATCTTTGATGCAATAGAAAAATCCAAAGAAAAAGATTTTCGATTCACCCTTCCGTCGATTGGATTAAATGAAGTTGGCCCAAAAGTCACAGAAATTCTCATCGAAAATGGTTATGATTCCTGGGACAAACTTCTCACATTATCAAAATCTAAAACAGCAAACGAAGAACTTACATCCATCCATGGCATTGGACCTCGTACCATCGATGCATTACTTTCCCACCTCAAAGACAAAGAAACACTAAAACTGGTAAATTCTCTCATCAAACTTGGGCTTAAATTCCAAGCAGACCAAACTGAAAAAAGCGACTTACAACCATTTGTTGGTCAAAGTTGGTGTGTTACGGGGAGTTTTCAAAACTTCCAACCACGTGACTTGGCAATGGACCTCATCACAAAACATGGTGGTAAAAAAGTAACGGGTGTCTCATCCAAAACCACTCACTTACTCTATGGCCCTGGTGCAGGTTCCAAACTTGACAAAGCAACAGAACTTGGAGTGAAACTTGTTACCGAATCAGAGTTTTTGGATCTATTGAAAAAAGAAAGGATCCCATTCAACCATGAGTAA
- a CDS encoding vancomycin high temperature exclusion protein has product MTNRDSYINKTLRFLSRVKWKSLFWRLFLIFGILSFVTLASNLGFWIVYENSVHTNHPSEIPEADVAIIPGAAVYGKTPSPILMDRLACGLELYQAGKVKKILLSGDNGKSDYNELRPMLEYMLSHEVKPDDIFVDHAGFRTLDTLIRAKEVFLVTKAIFVSQSFFLPRAMYLGKELELELYGYECNLRTYKKETYYLFREFSARMLAWWDIQWDTPPKYLGKPYPIEGSGMSTWKGSIPVSIPK; this is encoded by the coding sequence ATGACAAACCGCGATTCCTACATAAATAAGACGCTCCGATTCCTTTCCAGGGTCAAGTGGAAATCCCTGTTTTGGAGATTGTTCCTCATTTTTGGAATACTGAGTTTTGTCACATTAGCTTCCAATTTAGGATTTTGGATTGTTTATGAAAACTCCGTTCACACCAATCACCCTTCGGAAATCCCTGAGGCAGATGTTGCCATTATCCCTGGTGCAGCTGTATATGGAAAAACACCTTCTCCTATCCTAATGGATCGTTTGGCCTGTGGGCTAGAATTGTATCAAGCTGGAAAAGTCAAAAAAATCCTACTTTCAGGTGATAATGGCAAATCGGATTATAATGAACTTCGTCCTATGCTTGAGTACATGTTGTCTCATGAAGTGAAACCAGATGACATTTTTGTTGACCATGCTGGTTTTCGTACTTTGGATACGCTCATCCGAGCCAAAGAAGTATTTCTTGTAACCAAAGCAATTTTTGTAAGCCAATCCTTTTTTTTACCAAGAGCAATGTATTTGGGTAAAGAGTTAGAACTAGAGTTATACGGTTATGAATGTAATTTAAGAACATATAAAAAAGAAACTTATTATTTGTTCCGAGAATTTTCTGCCCGTATGCTTGCGTGGTGGGACATCCAATGGGACACTCCACCCAAGTATTTAGGAAAACCATATCCTATTGAAGGGAGTGGAATGAGTACTTGGAAAGGATCGATTCCTGTTTCGATTCCGAAATGA
- a CDS encoding M23 family metallopeptidase yields the protein MKKKIKEITSVFSQDNPKIKKQIDKVKEKGHQRMTILVIPHGYDSSFHFQISHFTILFFLGLTLGLLSLAIFGIVRSNNTQSQINQLSKIYGTYFDTYITHATQLEEMKEEYSKLNENMLELFTLIDGNDDELLKIPAEDWIETSAIESLQKEEKEDKQLDVGRKYLSEIYELRQLKHRMDNYQRLVEANFQFLYQRSDILSRSPLFNPMYSYNLTSPFGMRKSPTTGYWEYHDGLDMANATGTPIYASAPGRVVRVTYSNVGYGHHIIIQHDFGFSTLYGHCSRIFVRSGQEVKAGEQIAEVGATGNVTGPHLHYEIFISEEGKTDPEQYMQAGVY from the coding sequence ATGAAGAAAAAAATTAAAGAGATTACGTCTGTTTTTTCACAAGACAATCCGAAAATCAAGAAACAGATTGATAAGGTGAAAGAAAAAGGTCACCAACGGATGACTATTCTTGTCATTCCCCATGGTTATGATAGTTCCTTCCACTTTCAGATTTCTCACTTTACAATCCTATTTTTTTTAGGGCTCACTTTAGGTCTATTGAGTTTAGCCATTTTTGGAATTGTTCGTTCCAATAATACACAATCCCAAATCAACCAACTCTCCAAAATTTATGGAACTTATTTTGATACTTATATCACTCATGCAACCCAATTAGAAGAAATGAAAGAAGAGTATTCCAAACTCAACGAAAACATGTTGGAACTTTTCACTCTAATCGATGGTAATGATGATGAACTTTTAAAAATTCCAGCAGAAGATTGGATCGAAACATCAGCCATTGAATCCCTTCAAAAGGAAGAAAAAGAAGACAAACAATTGGATGTTGGCCGTAAATATCTAAGCGAAATTTATGAACTGAGACAATTAAAACACCGAATGGACAATTACCAACGTTTGGTAGAAGCAAATTTTCAATTTTTATACCAAAGGTCTGATATTCTATCTCGTTCGCCTTTATTCAATCCAATGTATTCTTATAATTTAACTTCTCCATTTGGAATGCGTAAATCACCTACCACTGGTTATTGGGAATATCATGATGGATTGGATATGGCCAATGCAACTGGTACACCCATTTATGCCTCAGCACCAGGAAGAGTTGTAAGAGTCACATATTCCAATGTAGGTTATGGACATCATATCATCATCCAACACGATTTCGGCTTTAGTACGTTATACGGTCACTGTTCCAGAATTTTTGTAAGATCTGGACAAGAAGTGAAAGCTGGGGAACAAATTGCAGAAGTAGGAGCCACTGGAAACGTTACGGGACCTCACCTTCATTATGAAATTTTTATATCAGAGGAAGGAAAAACCGATCCCGAACAATACATGCAAGCGGGAGTATACTGA
- a CDS encoding ArsR/SmtB family transcription factor, with the protein MPKEGKGTDLVFKAMADQNRRKVLDLLFTKNGQTLTQLCEQLDMQRQSATQHIEILIKANLVTVVWRGREKLHFINPVPIYEVYARWVRKFEQNRLGFLHDLKTQIEGDNHGTT; encoded by the coding sequence ATGCCAAAAGAAGGAAAAGGGACAGATCTGGTATTTAAGGCTATGGCCGACCAAAACCGGCGTAAGGTTCTTGACCTACTTTTTACGAAAAATGGCCAAACATTGACCCAACTCTGTGAACAACTTGACATGCAAAGGCAATCGGCAACCCAACACATAGAAATTCTAATCAAAGCAAACCTGGTAACAGTTGTTTGGAGGGGTCGAGAAAAACTTCACTTCATCAACCCAGTACCAATTTACGAAGTTTATGCACGTTGGGTTAGAAAATTTGAACAAAACCGCTTAGGTTTTTTACACGATTTAAAAACACAAATTGAAGGAGACAATCATGGAACAACATAA
- a CDS encoding murein L,D-transpeptidase family protein → MKRSLDYIKNIFVIVCISFFGSLHSETNTIVYVKKSEKTLTVTKAGKTILKIPISLGFEPEGPKKEEGDGKTPEGTYTIDYQIPEWDYYKALHISYPNKTQLEEAKKRNVKAGSGILIHGMKRHWNWFGHLHTYLNWTHGCMAVTNEEMDLLFEMVPVGSKIRIEP, encoded by the coding sequence TTGAAACGAAGCCTAGATTACATAAAAAATATTTTCGTAATTGTTTGTATTTCTTTCTTCGGAAGTTTACACTCAGAAACAAATACAATCGTGTATGTGAAAAAATCTGAAAAAACATTAACAGTCACGAAAGCTGGTAAAACCATTTTGAAGATTCCTATTTCCCTTGGATTTGAACCAGAAGGACCCAAAAAGGAAGAAGGAGACGGAAAAACTCCTGAAGGGACTTATACGATTGATTACCAAATCCCCGAATGGGATTATTACAAAGCATTACACATTTCCTATCCCAACAAAACACAGTTAGAGGAAGCTAAAAAGAGAAACGTTAAAGCAGGTAGTGGGATTCTCATTCACGGGATGAAACGCCATTGGAATTGGTTTGGACACTTACATACCTATTTGAATTGGACACATGGTTGTATGGCCGTGACAAATGAAGAAATGGATCTCTTGTTTGAAATGGTACCCGTTGGTTCCAAAATTAGAATCGAACCATAA
- a CDS encoding tetratricopeptide repeat protein has product MKQKFIKFNIIPIGNLIILLFVFFFMDCMKDERELETSNLKQYFDEGNYSKAIQYSEFLMKKYPSSKSGYLTMISVAYSEMGDLEKTKMYLKKAIEADTTLGENYANLGVIYFNENQFKEALPFMLEGIEKGGYKDPCALVYAIGICYSKLGEVENAAGSFLAFLSRCDTDPKFIEQKEFAESYLEANKQFIYESKPN; this is encoded by the coding sequence ATGAAACAAAAATTCATAAAATTTAACATTATCCCTATTGGTAACTTAATTATCTTACTCTTTGTGTTCTTTTTCATGGATTGTATGAAAGATGAGAGGGAACTGGAAACCTCAAATTTAAAACAATATTTTGATGAAGGAAATTATTCAAAAGCGATACAATATTCTGAGTTTTTAATGAAAAAGTATCCGTCTTCAAAAAGTGGTTATTTAACGATGATATCCGTTGCTTACTCTGAAATGGGTGATTTAGAAAAAACCAAAATGTATTTAAAGAAGGCGATAGAGGCTGATACAACTTTAGGTGAAAATTATGCGAATCTAGGAGTGATATATTTTAATGAAAACCAATTTAAAGAAGCATTACCATTTATGTTGGAGGGAATCGAAAAAGGTGGATATAAAGATCCTTGTGCTTTAGTATATGCAATCGGAATTTGTTATTCAAAGTTAGGGGAAGTAGAAAATGCAGCGGGTTCATTTTTAGCTTTCCTTTCGAGATGTGATACTGATCCCAAATTTATAGAACAAAAGGAATTTGCTGAATCTTATTTAGAAGCAAACAAACAATTTATATACGAATCTAAACCAAATTGA
- a CDS encoding SRPBCC family protein — MEQHNFVYVTFILSTPEKVWNAITDPDITCKYWSDPLSKNPAHVNVSEWKVGSNWEHVKMDDDRTVDLVGKVLEVNPPHKLILSWSRPNEINDESKHSRVTFDIEAYSEGLVRLAVTHEELDAQMWKGISSGWPSVLSNLKTFLETGRPMAGHISH, encoded by the coding sequence ATGGAACAACATAACTTTGTTTATGTGACATTTATTCTTAGTACACCCGAGAAGGTTTGGAATGCGATCACTGATCCAGATATTACTTGTAAATATTGGTCGGATCCTTTGTCAAAAAATCCTGCTCATGTCAACGTATCAGAATGGAAAGTTGGTTCAAACTGGGAACATGTAAAAATGGATGACGATAGAACTGTTGACCTCGTTGGTAAAGTTTTGGAAGTCAATCCTCCACATAAGTTAATCCTGTCTTGGTCAAGACCAAATGAAATCAACGATGAATCCAAACACTCTCGTGTTACATTTGATATTGAAGCTTATTCGGAAGGTCTTGTCCGTTTGGCTGTGACTCACGAAGAATTAGATGCACAAATGTGGAAAGGGATTTCTTCCGGATGGCCTAGTGTCTTATCTAATTTGAAAACCTTTTTGGAAACAGGAAGACCTATGGCCGGGCATATTTCTCATTAA
- a CDS encoding YceI family protein — protein sequence MKNVFVTIFILILGTQLLAIEVSKKKIEFYVEHPAKNVTGVCNEIQMDQPKLRFSNGKYNLQAPFYIKIPILKISSGDSDRDAHIQEILGYPNTPIIEVKVESIQSSKENAEIYTIKGKITIHGMSKDFSTEANVNKLSGVDGLKVDGMVTLKFSEYALENPSLLFLKAKDDIQVKYLFVLK from the coding sequence ATGAAAAACGTATTTGTAACAATATTTATTTTAATACTTGGGACTCAATTGTTAGCAATTGAAGTATCGAAAAAGAAAATCGAATTTTATGTTGAACACCCTGCAAAAAATGTAACAGGCGTTTGTAATGAAATTCAAATGGACCAACCAAAACTTCGGTTTTCGAATGGAAAATATAATCTACAAGCGCCATTTTATATCAAAATTCCAATTCTTAAAATTTCTTCTGGTGATTCCGATCGAGATGCCCATATCCAAGAAATTTTAGGTTATCCGAATACACCAATCATAGAAGTCAAAGTAGAATCAATTCAATCTTCAAAAGAAAATGCAGAGATTTATACCATCAAAGGAAAAATAACGATACATGGAATGAGTAAGGATTTTTCAACGGAAGCAAATGTGAATAAACTTTCTGGAGTAGATGGATTAAAAGTGGATGGAATGGTAACTCTCAAATTTTCAGAGTATGCTTTAGAAAACCCATCCTTGTTGTTTTTGAAAGCAAAAGATGATATCCAAGTGAAGTATTTGTTTGTATTGAAATGA
- a CDS encoding SDR family NAD(P)-dependent oxidoreductase — MEKKDKRIALVTGANQGIGFQVAKDLAKNGMMVLIGSRDLKRGEKAAEEIGFGSIAIQLDVTDRKSISDAAEKIHKQFGRLDLLVNNAGISNTRMQRLGLSMVEYMESAKASLASIDEMRTVWDTNVFGVMAVYQTMLPLLRNSDDARIVNVSSTLGSLTLNSDPNSGYSSFYNPVYAVSKTALNGITLSMMLELKDTPIKVNLVSPGFTKTAMTNFEGYESLEDGAREVVRVAMYGPEGPTGTFTTWDNVSVPW, encoded by the coding sequence ATGGAAAAAAAGGATAAACGAATCGCTCTCGTAACAGGAGCAAACCAAGGGATAGGATTTCAGGTTGCAAAGGATTTGGCTAAAAATGGGATGATGGTCCTCATCGGATCACGGGATTTAAAAAGAGGGGAAAAAGCAGCAGAAGAAATCGGTTTTGGTAGTATCGCAATCCAATTGGATGTCACTGACCGTAAATCAATTTCCGATGCAGCGGAGAAGATACATAAACAATTTGGTCGCCTTGACTTACTTGTGAATAATGCAGGGATTTCCAATACCAGAATGCAAAGGTTGGGATTATCTATGGTAGAGTACATGGAATCAGCAAAAGCAAGTTTAGCATCTATCGATGAGATGCGAACAGTTTGGGATACGAATGTATTCGGAGTTATGGCCGTGTACCAAACAATGTTACCTCTACTTCGAAATTCCGATGATGCACGTATTGTCAATGTATCGAGCACACTTGGGTCTCTCACGTTAAACTCTGATCCTAACTCCGGTTATAGTTCTTTTTATAATCCAGTTTATGCTGTATCAAAAACAGCTTTAAATGGTATTACTCTTTCAATGATGTTAGAGTTAAAAGATACACCAATTAAAGTAAATTTAGTATCTCCTGGTTTTACTAAAACGGCTATGACTAATTTTGAAGGTTATGAGAGTTTAGAGGATGGTGCACGTGAAGTTGTGAGAGTTGCAATGTATGGACCAGAAGGACCTACGGGAACGTTTACTACTTGGGATAATGTGTCTGTTCCTTGGTAA
- a CDS encoding GFA family protein: protein MNQNYTGGCACGKIRYSIKENPIFMNDCQCRDCQKMSGSGHGSYISFGSRKGVVIEGKASNFEMVGDSGNTKTSSFCPNCGSPVYMSFSAMPDLFTIHVASLDDPNLYKPQAITYTKRGFPWDFLNPNLPKFESMPSS, encoded by the coding sequence ATGAATCAAAATTATACTGGCGGTTGTGCCTGCGGGAAAATTCGTTATTCAATTAAGGAAAATCCAATTTTCATGAATGATTGCCAATGCCGTGACTGCCAGAAGATGAGTGGGTCTGGTCATGGATCCTATATCAGTTTTGGATCGAGGAAAGGTGTTGTCATTGAAGGCAAAGCATCTAACTTTGAAATGGTGGGAGACAGTGGGAATACCAAAACTAGTAGTTTTTGTCCCAACTGTGGTTCCCCTGTGTATATGAGTTTTAGTGCTATGCCGGATCTATTCACAATCCATGTGGCAAGCCTTGATGATCCGAACCTTTACAAACCACAAGCTATTACTTACACAAAAAGAGGTTTTCCTTGGGACTTTCTCAATCCAAATCTTCCAAAATTTGAAAGCATGCCTTCTTCATAA
- a CDS encoding GNAT family N-acetyltransferase gives MLNIEFKKLSTDELDKFVELIRVFEDVFEMKEFRMPNQNYLQTLLSRDDFFVFVAILEGKVIAGLTAYLLRQYYSERPLVYIFDLAVETKWQRKGIGKSLIELINRYCKNEGMEEVFVQADLVDDYALDFYRSTGGLPEDVVHFTYPLS, from the coding sequence ATGTTAAATATTGAATTCAAAAAACTTTCAACAGATGAATTGGACAAATTTGTCGAACTCATTCGAGTATTTGAAGATGTGTTTGAAATGAAAGAGTTTCGAATGCCGAATCAAAATTACCTACAAACTCTTTTATCACGCGATGATTTTTTTGTATTCGTGGCGATATTGGAGGGAAAGGTAATTGCTGGTCTCACTGCATATCTTTTGCGCCAATACTATTCTGAACGACCATTGGTTTATATTTTTGATTTAGCCGTAGAGACAAAATGGCAACGGAAAGGAATTGGTAAAAGCTTAATCGAGCTTATCAATCGTTATTGTAAGAACGAAGGAATGGAAGAAGTGTTTGTCCAAGCAGATTTGGTCGATGATTATGCTTTGGATTTTTATCGGTCCACTGGTGGTCTCCCGGAAGATGTAGTTCATTTTACTTATCCGTTGTCATAG
- a CDS encoding TetR/AcrR family transcriptional regulator, with amino-acid sequence MVQKKKVSNPKTTTQPPALGRKRDPSLDISILKATLEMLAEEGFDGMTMDQIATKVGTGKAACYRRWPSKVKLVKDALIWMNRNQLELEKIPDTGSLRNDFLALLKPHSMEEANAKLRILGGLGTFWLDEEIEKKGITEIFGPWMEVNRTLMQRAMDRGEISKKANVELVCKVMNSMATYRALIERKPPDKNIFIALIDQVVMPALKYPG; translated from the coding sequence ATGGTTCAAAAGAAAAAAGTTTCAAATCCAAAAACAACCACACAACCTCCCGCCCTTGGAAGGAAAAGAGACCCCTCACTTGATATTTCGATTTTAAAGGCAACCCTCGAGATGTTAGCAGAAGAAGGTTTTGATGGGATGACAATGGATCAAATTGCTACCAAAGTGGGAACAGGCAAAGCGGCATGTTACCGACGTTGGCCATCTAAAGTCAAACTCGTCAAAGATGCTTTGATATGGATGAATCGCAACCAATTGGAACTCGAAAAAATCCCCGACACAGGTTCTCTCCGAAATGATTTTTTAGCCTTACTCAAACCTCATTCCATGGAAGAAGCAAATGCAAAACTGAGAATACTTGGTGGCCTCGGTACGTTTTGGTTAGATGAAGAAATTGAAAAAAAAGGAATCACTGAAATTTTTGGGCCTTGGATGGAAGTGAACCGAACCTTAATGCAACGAGCAATGGACCGAGGGGAAATTTCGAAAAAGGCAAACGTTGAACTTGTTTGTAAGGTTATGAATTCAATGGCAACTTACCGCGCTCTCATCGAAAGAAAACCACCTGATAAAAACATATTTATCGCATTGATCGACCAAGTGGTAATGCCTGCTTTAAAGTATCCTGGTTAA